A single window of Treponema denticola ATCC 35405 DNA harbors:
- a CDS encoding helix-turn-helix domain-containing protein, translated as MEEDIKQKEESMDISIGSKIRALRKVRSISLQQMAKDLGMSYSYLSGLENDKYSVSITNLQKIASYFKVNLVSFLTPNGPVPRVFRKKDLYSNANTYDNIAYKVITPESYTHLQVSYAYLPPNEPSERNIHKHGEGQEMVLVLDGCVCVMVEAEKFKIEQGDCIIFDSDAEHLIYTEEQPATLVIVSSPPYGQQILPEKKKP; from the coding sequence ATGGAAGAAGATATTAAACAAAAAGAAGAGTCAATGGATATTTCTATAGGTTCTAAAATTCGTGCTCTTAGAAAAGTGCGTAGTATTTCATTACAACAAATGGCGAAAGATCTTGGTATGAGTTATTCTTACCTTTCAGGTTTAGAGAATGATAAATATTCGGTTTCCATCACAAATTTACAAAAAATTGCAAGTTATTTTAAAGTTAATCTTGTTTCTTTTCTTACACCTAACGGACCTGTGCCGAGGGTCTTTCGTAAAAAAGACTTGTATAGTAATGCCAATACTTACGATAACATTGCATATAAAGTTATCACCCCGGAAAGCTATACCCATTTGCAGGTTAGTTATGCTTATTTACCTCCTAATGAGCCGTCTGAACGAAATATTCACAAGCATGGTGAGGGACAAGAAATGGTTTTAGTATTAGACGGCTGTGTTTGTGTGATGGTAGAAGCCGAAAAATTTAAAATTGAACAGGGTGACTGTATTATTTTTGATTCTGACGCTGAGCATTTAATTTATACCGAAGAACAACCTGCTACTTTGGTGATAGTATCAAGTCCTCCTTATGGACAGCAAATACTACCTGAAAAGAAGAAGCCGTAA